Part of the Kineococcus aurantiacus genome, GGGCCGTGGGGGAGGAGAGCGTCGTGTCCCGCACGGGCGGGGCGCCCGCCCTGGCCCTGGGCATCTCGCAGGTGTTCCACGAGGCGTTCGGCGGTGGTCTGCAGGCGTTCTGGTACCACTTCGCGATCATGTTCGAGGCCCTGTTCATCCTCACGGCCGTCGACGCCGGCACCCGCGTCGGCCGGTTCATGCTCCAGGACACCCTGGGCAACGTGTGGAAGAGGTTCGGCGACCTGTCCTGGCGCCCGGGCAACGTCCTCGCCAGCGCCGTCGTCGTCGGTGCCTGGGGCTACTTCCTCTACACCGGCGTCACCGACCCCCTGGGCGGCGTCAACCAGCTGTTCCCGCTCTTCGGCATCGCCAACCAGTTGCTCGCCGCCATCGCCCTGACCCTCGTGACGACCCTGCTCGTCAAGCACGGCCGGGTCCGGTACGCCTGGGTCACCGCGGTGCCGCTCGGCTGGGACCTCGTCACGACGATGACCGCGGGTTACCAGAAGGTGTTCTCCGACAACCCCGCGATCGGCTACTTCGCCCAGCGCGCCAGGTACGCCGACGCCCTCGCCGCGGGGGACGTGCTGGCCCCCGCGAAGGACGCCGCGCAGATGCAGCAGGTCGTGACGAACTCCACCGTCAACGGCGTGCTGCAGGCCCTGTTCGCCCTGCTGGTGCTGGTCGTCGCCGTCAACGCGGCCGTCGTGGTCGTCCGCGCCCTGCGCGCCGGGGGCCTGCCGACCACGGAGGAACCGGCGGTGGAGTCCCGGCTGGCCGAACCGGCCGGGATCGTCGTCCTGCCCGCCGAGCGCCGCGCGCTGGAACGGTCGCGGGGGCGGTCGTGAGGGGCGCCCTGCGGACGGGCCTGGAGGCGCTGCGCTGGGCCCGTCGCCAGATCGACGGCCAGGACCGCTGGGAGGCCTACCTGGAGCGCTGCGCCGCCCACGGGCACCCGCCCCTGGACCGGGCGGCGTTCGAGCGGCGGCGCGCCGACGCGAAGGCCGCCGCGCCGGGGGCCCGGTGCTGCTGAACCGCCGGGGCCGCTGCGCCGTGGTGCCGCCGGGGACCGACCTGAGACGGAGCTGAGACCAGATGTTCGACAGCCGGCGACGACGCGGTGACCATCGACGCATGCGACCTGAGCTCCACCGCTACCGGGTGACCGTCATCGCCCACCGGCGCGCGCCGGTGAGCCACCTGCCGGCCGCGCCGGCGCGCGCCGAGTCCGGGATCGTCCACGTGCGGACCCTGCGGGCCCCGGACCCGGCCCTGGCCCGCGACCTGGCCCTGGTCCACGTGCACGCCGAGTCCGCGCTGGTCGCCGACGTGCGCGTCGGGGTGGACGCGGTGCTCGTGGAGCGGCTGCGCTGGGGCCGGCCCCCGGTGCGCGAGCTCGACAGCCGCCGGGTCGCCGTGGTCCGCTGAGGCGGTGGTCCAGCTCTCGCGCGAGGAGTTCGAGGAGGCCGTCGCCGACGCCCTCGACACCGTCCCCGCCGACCTGGCGCGGGCCATGGACAACGTCGTCGTCCTCGTCGAGGACGACCCGCCGGAGGAGTTCGGGCCGGACCTGCTGGGCCTGTACGAGGGGACGCCGCTGACCGAGCGCGGGTCGTGGTGGGCCTCCGGTGCCCTGCCGGACCGCATCACCGTCTTCCGCCGCCCCACCCTGGCCATCGCCCGCGACCGCGACGACGTCGTCGCGCAGGTGCGGGTCACCGTGGTGCACGAGATCGCCCACCACTTCGGGATCGGCGACGCCCGCCTGCACGAGCTGGGCTGGGGCTGACCTGCTCCTCCTCGGCTCCGGCGAACTCGACCGAGCGGCGCCGGTCCCCGAGGGGAACCCGTCCCGGGCGCGGCCCGCACGCCGCCCGGAATCAGCGCGGCCGGGGCAGGGTTGGAGACCGTGTGAACATCGACCTGCTCAGCTTCGAGATGGCCCGCGACGCCTTCGACGAGCGCCGGTTCACCGACGCCGTCCGGTCGCTGGAACCCCTGGTGCGCCGGCACCCCGACGACCGTTCCCTGCGGGAACTGCTCGCCCGCAGCTACTTCGGTGCCGCCATGCTCGGCAAGGCCGAGGAGCAGGCGCGGGACCTGGTGCGCCGCAGCCCTTCCGACGCGTTCGCGCACCTGCTCCTGTCCCGCGCCCTGGAGCGGCAGAGCCGTCACTCCGAGGCCCGCGGGCACCGCGTGATGGCGCACGTCCTCGGCGCGGAGGTCTGAGCCCGCGGGACACCTGACGGCCTCAGACGAGGTCGATCAGGTCCCCGATGCCGTCGACGACCTGGTGCGGCTGGAACGGGAACCGCCGCACCTGGTCGCGCCGGGTGGAACCGGTGAGGACGAGGAACGTCCGCAGCCCCGCCTCGATGCCCGCCACGACGTCGGTGTCCATCCGGTCCCCGATCATGGCGGTCGTCTCCGAGTGCGCCTCGATCCGGTTCATCGCCGACCGGAACATCATCGGGTTCGGTTTGCCGACGAAGTACGGTTCGGCGCCCGTGGCCCGCGTGATGAGGGCCGCCACGGACCCCGTCGCCGGCAGCGACCCCTCCTTGGAGGGGCCGGTCGCGTCGGGGTTCGTCGCGATGAACCGGGCCCCGGCCTCCACGAGCCGGATGGCCTTGGTGATGGCCTCGAACGAGTACGTCCGGGTCTCACCCAGGACCACGTAGTCGGGGTCGGTGTCGGTCGTCGTGTACCCGGCCTCGTACAGCGCCGTTGTCAGCCCCGACTCCCCGATGACGTACGCCGAACCGCCCGGGAGCTGACGGGACAGGAAGTCCGCCGTCGCCAGCGCCGACGTCCAGATGTTCTCCTCCGGGACCTCGATCCCGCTGCGCGACAGGCGCGCGGCGAGGTCGCGCGGGGTGAAGATCGAGTTGTTGGTCAGCACCAGGAAGCGGCGGCTGGAGTCGGCCAGCCGCTGCAGGAACTCCGCGGCGCCCGGCAGGGCGTGCTCCTCGTGCACGAGGACGCCGTCCATGTCGGTCAGCCAGCACTCGATGCCGTGCGGGGTGCTCATCTCGTTGCCCTCCACCTCAGTCGGTCAAACCGCCCAGGACGGCCGCCGAACCCGACAGCCCCAGCCGCGTCGCGCCCGCGTCCAGCAGGGCGAGGGCGACCTCGGTGGTCCGGATCCCGCCGCTGGCCTTGATGCCGAGGCGCCCGCCGACGGTGGCGTGCATGACCTCCACCGCGTGGACCGTCGCCCCGCCGGCCGGGTGGAAACCCGTCGACGTCTTCACGAAGTCGGCCCCCGCGTCCTCGGCGGCCCGGCACACGGCCACCAGCACCTCGTCCGGCAGGGCCGCCGACTCCACGATGACCTTCAGGACCGTCGGGGACGGCGCGGCCGTGCGGACCGCGGCGATGTCGTCGCGCACGGCGTCGACGTCGCCCGCGAGCGCTGCGCCGACGTCGATGACCATGTCGACCTCGTGGGCGCCGGCCTGCACCGCGGCCGCGGCCTCGGCGGCCTTCACGGCGCTGGTGTGCTTGCCGGAGGGGAACCCGGCGACGGTCGCGACGACGAGGTCGCCCGCGTCGGTCAGGGGAAGCATGTTGGGGGACACGCAGACCGCCAGGACGCCGAGCTCTCGGGCGTCGGCGACCAGGGCCGCGACGTCCGCGGTCGTGGCCTCGGGCTTGAGCAGCGTGTGGTCGACCAGGCGGGCGACCTCGGGACGGGTGCGGGGGCTCACACCGGCGAGTCTGCCACCCGGGGCCCGCGGCGGGCTCAGGCGCCCGCGGTGACCTCCCGGCCCGCCCGCGGGGCCGACCAGCAGCCGTCCGCGTCCAGCGCGGCGAACCACGCCGACAGCGCGGCGGCCGGCAGCGGCCGGCTCACGTGGTACCCCTGGGCCAGGTCGCAGCCCGCGGCGCGCAGCCGGCGCAGCACCGCGTCGTCCTCGACGCCCTCGGCGACCATGGCCAGCCCCAGGGAGTGCGCCAGCGCGACGGTCGACTCCACGATGGCCGCGGTCCGCGGGTCGGTGGCGAGGTTCCGCGTGAACGAGCGGTCCAGCTTCAGCTCGTCCAGCGGCAGTTCGCGCAGGTACGCCAGCGAGGAGTACCCCGTGCCGTAGTCGTCGATCGAGATGCGGACCCCCAGTTCCCGCAGCGCCGTCAGCACCGCCACCGACGTGTCCTTGTCGACCATGAACACGCCCTCGGTGATCTCGACGACCAGCGCCGACCCGGGCAGCCCCACCTCCTCCAGGAGGGCGGCCACCGTCCGCGGCAGGCCGACGTCGAGCAGCTCCGAGGTCGACAGGTTCACGGCCACGCTGAGGTCGAGCCCGCCCTCCCGCCAGGTCGCGCAGTCGCGCAGCGCCACCCGCAGGACCTGCGCGCTGAGGTCGGCGGACAGGCCGGCGTCCTGGACCAGCGGCAGGAACGCGTCCGGGGCCAGCAGCCCCCGCTCGGGGTGCTGCCAGCGCACGAGGGCCTCCACGCCCGTCACCCGCCCCGTGGACAGGGCGATCTTGGGCTGGTGGTGCACCACCAGCTGCCCCTGGGCGATGCCGGTCCGCAGCTCGTCCACCAGCCGCAACCGGTCCCGGCTGCCCTCGTCGAGGGCCTCGGCGTACTGGTGCGTCCGGCCGCCGTCCGCCTTGGCGCGGTACATCGCCACGTCCGCACGGCGCAGCAGCTCGGCGGCGCTCGCGGTCCCCGGGCCAGCGCTCGCCACGCCGATGCTCGCCCCGACGTGGACGCGCACGCCGGACAGGACGAAGGGCTCGGCCAGGGACGCCGACAGGCGGGCCGCCACCTCCCGGCCCCCGCCGTCGGCGCCCGCGCGCACGAGGACGGCGAACTCGTCCCCGCCGAGGCGGGCCAGCAGGTCCCCGGCGCGCAGCACGGCCGCGAACCGGGCCCCCACCCCGACGAGGAGCTCGTCGCCGGCGGCGTGCCCGAGGCTGTCGTTGACCTCCTTGAAGCGGTCGAGGTCGACGAGCAGGACGGAGGGCCCGGGCCCGCCGGGCTCCAGGAGGGCGGTGAGGGTCTCGGTGAACCGGCGCCGGTTGGCCAGGCCCGTCAGCTCGTCGGTGCGCGCCTGGTTGCGGAACACCGTCAGGTCGCGCACCTGGCGGAACGTCACGGCGGTGCGGGCGATGCTGGTCAGGACGCCCCCGAGGGCCAGCAGGCTCACGAGGAGCGGCACGGGCCGCAGGGTCGCGACGAAGAGCACGGCCACCGACACGACCGCGAACCCGGCGGGCACCACGAGGTCGGCCAGGCCGACGGGCCGGGTCAGGTGCCGCTGCGGCGGCTGCCAGGCCGCCGCCGCGATGAGCAGCAGCGGGATGGGCCACCCGGCGTCGAGGAGGGTGTTCGGCCGCCAGGTCCCCTCGGCCAGCGCCATCGCGTACGCGGAGTCGGAGACGGCCTGCACGGCGAACCCGGCGCCCAGCAGCGTCCACACCCGGCCCGGCCGCCAGCCGAAGACGGCGACGACGGACGTCATCATCATGAGCAGCAGCAGGTCGCTGATCGGGTAGGCCAGACCGGCCAGGGCGGGCAGCAGCTCGCCGGGGCTCATCCGCACCAGCCGGCCGATGAGCAGCAGGGCCGCCACGGCGCCGCCGGCGAAGGCGGCCAGCAGCGCGTCCAGCCACACCGTGCGCAGGAGCTGACCCGCCCGGGCGCGCAGCAGCAGCACCACCCCCACGTAGGCCAGGGGGTACAGCAGCAGCCAGGAGGCGTCGGACACCGAGGGGAACGGGACGACGGGGCGGAACTGGAGCACCGTGTAGTAGGTGAACGACCCCGTGGCGCCGGCCACCACGGCGGCGGCCAGGAACGACCAGGCGAGGCGCTCGGCGCGGACCGCCACCGCGCGCCAGAGCGCGACGAGCGCGAACAGCGGCCACATCGCGTTCTTGAGGTAGAGGTCGAACACCGGGATCGTCCGGCCGTTCGGCCGGAAGGGGGGCAGCAGGCTGAACAGGTAGAGGGCCACCCCGGCGGTCAGCAGCACCAGGAGCACCCGCACGGGTGCGGGGACGACCCAGGTGTCGTCACCGGCCCCCGGGCTCCGGCGTTCCGCGCGTCTGCTCACCCCTAGAGGATCGGTCGGTGCGGCGGGCGGGTGAGGGGCCGAACGGGTTGCGCTCCCCGTCCCGGGCCCGCCGTCCCCGGGCCCACCGCGCCGCCTACCGGGCACGCCCGGTGGCGGGGTCGCCCGAGGCCCGCCCCGCCACCTCGCACCGGTCCCGGCCGGCGGCCTTCGCGGCGTACAGCGCCGCGTCCGCCCGCTGCAGCGTCGCGTCCGCGCTCTCGCCCTCGACCCACCGCGAGACCCCGATGGAGCAGGTCTGGCCGTCGGGGACGACGGCGCGCAGCCCGTCGAGCCGGCGCTCGGCCTGCGCGGCCGGGCCGGTGACGACGGCCACGAACTCCTCCCCGCCCCAGCGGGCGAGGAAGCCGTCGGGGCCCAGGTCCTCCACCCACGCGGCCGCCGCGGACCGCAGGAGGTGGTCGCCGGCCTGGTGCCCGCGCGTGTCGTTGTAGCGCTTGAAGTGGTCGAGGTCGACGAGCGCCACGAACACGCCGTCGGCGCGGCCGGGCCGGCACAGGCGGGCCAGCTCGTGCTCCAGGGTGCGCCGGTTGGGCAGGCCCGTCAGGGGGTCGGTCCGCGCGAGGGCCTCCAGCTGCGCGGACTGCGACCGCAGGCGCTGCAGCAGGTCCCACACCCGGGCCACGACGAGGGCGATGAGCGCGAGGGACCCGGCGGCCAGCCACCCCACGGCGACGGGCCGGTCCAGCAGGGCCATCACCACGAGCACGGCCGACGGCAGCGACGCGGCGACCGCCAGCAGGAACAGCCGGGGGGCCGTCAGCCCGCCGGTGGACGGGGACGCCGGCTCGGGGCGCCAGGGCGCGCGCGCGCTGGCGGCGGCGGTGGCCAGGCCCACGTAGTAGAGCAGCCACAGGGCGTTCAGCACGGGCCCGGAGGTGGTGCCGCCCACGGTGAGCTGCTGCAGGTTCCAGACCACGTCGGCGACGATCGTGCTGGTGGTGCTGAGCACGAGCAGCCAGAACGCGGGGGGCCGCGCGCCCGGCCCGGTGACGAGGCGGGCGACGAGGAAGAAGAGCAGGACGTCGGCCACGGGGTAGGCGGAGCTGACGACCCGGGCCAGCGGCGGCTGGGCGGTGTCCGAGGCCACGGGCAGGACGACGAAGACCCCGAACAGGGTCGCCGCCGACAGCGACAGGATCGCCGCGTCCAGGAGGCTGCCGCGGTAGCGGCTGCTGGAGCGCTGCCGGTTCAGCGACAGCAGCCCGACCGTCACCGGGACGTAGGCCAGCAGGTAGAAGGCGTCACCGGGGGTGGGCCAGCGCTCCTGGCCGCGCAGGTCGCCCACCGCGAAGACGAGCTCACCGGCCAGGTAGAGGCACTGGCCGGCCAGCAGCCACCACCACGGGCCGCGGGAACGGGCCGGCACGCGCGGCACGGCGACCGCCGTGACGACGACGCAGACCACGACGGGCAGCAGGTAGAGCAGGGTCGCCGCCGCGGTGCCGGAGGCCGGGAGGGAGGCGAGCGCTGTGCACAGGAGACCGGCCGCGGCCGTGAGGACCGTCGGCCGCAGCGGCACGCGGTCGCAGGTCACGGGGGAACCATCGGCACGTCGGGCGCCGTCCTGATGCCGCCGACCGTGGGACGCGACCGTGGGGCGCGGGGCCCGGGACGGTGTCGCCCGGGCGGTGTCGGGGGCGCCGGTTAGGCTTCGACCGTGGTGAGCATCCCTGGTCTGAAGCCCCGTCCGGTCCCCGACACCGACGGGACCACCCGCACGCCCCAGCGGCTCACCGGCTGGGGCCGCACCGCGCCGACGACGGCGACGGTGCTGCACACCGCCGACCTCGACGTCATCGCCGAGGCCGTCCGCACCGCCGGCCCGCGCGGCGTCATCGCCCGCGGCCTGGGGCGCTCCTACGGGGACCCGGCCCAGAACGCCGGCGGGCTCGTCGTCGACATGACGGCCCTGGACCGCATCCACGACATCGACGTCGACGCGGCCGTGGCCGACGTCGACGCCGGCTGCTCCCTGGACAAGCTGCTGCGCGCGGTCGTGCCGCACGGCCTGTGGGTGCCGGTCCTGCCCGGCACCCGCCAGGTGACCGTGGGCGGCGCCATCGGCGCGGACATCCACGGCGGCAACCACCACACCCAGGGCACCTTCACCCGGCACGTGCTGTCGCTGGACCTGCTGACCGCCGACGGGCAGATCCGCACGATCACCCCCGACGGCCCGGACCGCGAGCTGTTCCTGGCCACCACGGGCGGCATGGGGCTGACCGGCGTCGTGCTGCGCGCGAGGATCCGCCTGGACCGCGTCGAGACGTCCTACTTCATCGCCGACGTCGAGCAGACGCCCGACTTCGACGACATGCTCGAGCGGCTGCAGAAGAACGACGAGAACTACACGTACTCCAAGACGTGGTTCGACTCGGTGACCAAGGGCGAGCACATGGGCCGCGGCTTCCTGCTGCGCGGCTCGTCGGCGAAGCTGTCCGACCTGCCGCCGGAGCTGCGCAAGGACCCGCTGAAGTTCGACGCCCCCCAGCTGGCGCGCTTCCCCGACCTGTTCCCCTCCGGCATGCTGAACCGGCTGTCGGCCAAGGCGCTGAACGAGTTCTACTACCGGAAGTCCAAGACGAAATCCGGTGTGGTGCAGAACATCACGCAGTTCTACCACCTGCTGGACCTGTTCGCGGACTGGAACCGGGCCTACGGTCCCGACGGCTTCCTGCAGTACCAGTTCGTCGTGCCCTTCGACCGGACCGACCTGCTGAAGTCGAGCATGGAGGCCATCGTGGAGTCCGGGCACATCTCGGCGCTGAACGTCCTCAAGCGCTTCGGCGACGCCAACGACGCCCCCCTGTCGTTCCCCACGCGCGGCTGGACGCTGGCGGTGGACCTGCCCGTGAAGAAGGGGCTGGGCCAGCTCTGCGACCTGCTCGACGAGATGGTCCTCGACGCCGGGGGCCGGCTCTACCTGGCCAAGGACTCCCGCACGACGGCCGACCGCTTCGCGCGCATGTACCCCGAGCTGCCGGCCTGGCGGAAGGTGCGCGACGAGGTCGACCCCGAGCGCAAGTTCGCCTCCGACCAGTCCCGCCGGCTGCAGCTCGTCACCGGCTGAACGGGGGAGGTGGGGTCAAGGCGCACGGCCGCGGCGTCGACAGGAGCGGCAGGACCCCACGGGGTGGACGACGGACGGCGGTGGTGAGCGTGGCGGGGCGCGTCGTGCTCGACCCCGCCCGTGAGCTGCTGCGCCGCGACCTCGCCGCGCTCGACGAGCTGATCGGGGCCGACCCGCAGCGCGCCGCCGAGTCCGCCCTCGCCCTGGCCGAGCGGGCCGTCGCGCTCGGGGACGCCGACGCCGCCGTCCTGGCCCGCGTCGGGCAGGCCGAGGCGGTGCAGCGCGGCGGGGACTCCGCCGGGGCGGCGCACCTGCTGACGCAGCTGCGCGCGCAGCACGACGAGCTGGGTCCCGAGGCCGCGGTCCGCGTCGCCTGGACCCTGGCCCGCGTCTTCACCGACCTGGGGGACCGGCCCACCGCCCTCGAGCACGCCCTGGACGCCGCGGGGGGCTGCGGCGACGACCTCCCCCGCCGGCTGCGCACGCGCGTCTTCGTCAAGGTCGCCGACCTGCTCGACGAGCTCGGCGCTCACGAGGACTCCCGCGCCTGGTACGGCCGGGCCGAGCAGCTCGCCGTGGGCGACGGGCAGCTGCACCTGCTCGTGGTGAACAACCGCGCGTACTGCGAGCTGGAGCGCGGGGACGTCGAGGCGGCCCGCCGGGAGATGGCCCTGCTGCTGGAGCTCAGCGACCGCTACGACCGGCCGCTGAACGCCAACAGCCTCGACACCGTCGCGCGCATCCACCTGCTGTGCGGGGAGCTGGTGCCCGCCGAGGCGGCCGCGCGGGCCGCCGTGGAGACGAGCGCGGCGATGGACGCCAAGAACGCCGACGACGGGCCCGTCTGCCTGCTCACCCTCGCCGTGGTGCTGCGGGTCCGGGGGGAGGCCGAGGCCGCGGCGCGCGTCCTGGACGAGGCGCGCGCGGCGTGCGCCCAGGAGGGCTTCGGCACCGTCCGGTCTCAGATCCTCGCCGAGCAGGCCGAGGTGTTCGCGGCCCTGGGCGACTACCGGGCCGCCTTCGAGACCCACAAGGCGTTCCACGCCGCCGACCGCGAGCTGCTGTCGGAGCAGCGCGAGGCGCAGGCCCGGGCGCGGCAGGCCGTGTTCGAGATCGACGTCGCGCGCCAGGAGGCCGCCCGGTACCGGGAGGAGGCCCGCCGGGACCCGCTGACGGGTCTGCGCAACCGGTTGTTCGTCGATGAGCGCCTGCCCGAGCTGCTCGCCGAGTCCCGCCGCGGAGGGCGGGTCGCGGGCGCGGTCCTGCTCGACCTCGACCACTTCAAGGCCGTGAACGACACCTACTCGCACGAGGCCGGTGACGAGGTGCTGCGCCGCCTCGCCCGCATCCTTACCGACGCCGTGGACGGCCGCCCCGGTCCGGAGTCGTTCGCGGCGCGCCTGGGCGGGGAGGAGTTCCTGCTCGTCGTGACCGGCGGCCACGACGGCTGCGCGGCGGAGCTCGCCGAGCGCGTGCGGCGCACCGTCGAGCAGGCCGACTGGTCCGCCGTCACCCCCGGCCGGGGCATCACCGTGAGCGCGGGCGTCGCGACCCTGGCGACCGACGGGGACAAGTCCTCGCTGCTGGCCGTCGCCGACGAGCGGCTGTACGCCGCGAAGGCGGCGGGCCGGAACCGGGTCTGCGCGGGCTGACCCGCCCCGCTCCCGGCGCTCGAGGGTGCCCGATCACCGAGGTTCGTCCTGTCGTGATCGAGCACTCCTGTGATCGAGCACTCGCGGGGTCGGGCACCCTCAGGTGATGGGTACCGCCGCGCCCGTCACCACGATCCCGCCCTCGGCCGGGACGTCGACGAGCAGGACCCCGGGCCGCCCCACGTGCCGGCCCTGGTGGACCGTGACCCGCGCGGGGACCTCGACCAGGCCCAGGGCGCGCAGGTACCCCCCGAACGCCGCCGCCGCCGACCCCGTCGCCGGGTCCTCGGTGATCGACCCGACGGGGAACACGTTGCGCGCCTCGTAGACGAGGGGCTCGCGGCGGTGGACGAACGTGAGGGTCGCGGGCCAGCCGTGCGCGTCCAGGACCCGGCGCGCCCGCTGCGGGTCGAAGGTGAAACCGTCGAAGCGGTCCGCCTCGCGCACGACGACGACCGGGTGCGGGTTGCCCGCCGACGCCAGGCGTGGGGGGTGGGAGGCGTCGAGGTCGTCCCGGCCCAGGCCGACGAGGTCGAGGAGCTCGTCGACGTCCTCCTCCGGCAACGCGGTGACGCGGGGTTCGACGCTGGTGAACGACGCGCGCCCCCCGGACGCCTGCAGCTCCACCGTCCCGACCGGGGTGTCGAAGGTGAAGGCCCCCGGCCCGTGCCGCCCGGCGAGGACGACCGCCGTCGCGACCGTGGCGTGCCCGCAGAACGGCACCTCGGCGTGCGGGGAGAAGTAGCGCAGGGCGAACCGGCGCTCGCCGGTGGTGGCGACGACGAACGCCGTCTCGGCGTACCCGACCTCGGCCGCCGCGGCGAGCATCCGCGCGGCGGGGACGTCCGCGGCGTCGAGCACGATGCCCGCCGGGTTCCCGCCGGCGGGGTCGGTGGTGAAGGCGGCGTAGCGCAGGACGTCCACCCGCCGGACGGTACCGCCCGCAGGGCCGTCCTCGTGACCTCTCTCGCGCACGCGCCGCGCCGGCTCGTACGGTCGGTGGGTGAGCACGAGCAGGCGAGCGGTCCTCGGTGGCGCGGTGGGGGTCCTGGCGTTGTCCGCCTGCGGGCCCGAGGAGCCCGGCGAGGCGTCCGGCGAGGCGTCCGGCGGGGCACCCACCACGGCCTCCCCGGCCGCGTCGGCGGCCTCGCTGGTCCTGGACGCCGGGGCGTGGCGCTACGACGCCGAGCACGACGTCTACCACCAGGTCGGGCTGACCTACGTCGCGACGCCGCAGGCCCCCGACCGCGAGCGCCTGGCCGTCCACGTCCCGGGCCCGTACTTCTCCGGCCGCGACAACGGCGACGGCACCTTCACGGTGCAGGTCGACCCGGCGGGCACCGTGGGCGGCTGGACGGCTGCGACGGCGCCGATCGTGTTCCCGGTGGACACGCCGGGGTACACGGGGCAGGCGGCCCCGGGGGAGTACCGGTACGAGGACGTCGCGGCGACGGTGTCGGCCGGTCTCGTGCACGTCGTCGCGGGGCTGCGCGGCACCGACACGAACGCCGACGGCTACGACGGCAACGCGCCGTGGGGGGTGGCCGACCTGAAGGCCGCGGTCCGGTACGTGCGGGCCAACGCGGGCGCGGTCCCGGGCAGCACCGACCGCGTCGTCCTGTACGGGCACAGCGGCGGCGGGGCGCAGACGGCCGTGGCGGGGGCGTCGGGGGACGCGGCGGAGTTCGAGCCGTACCTGCGGGCGCTGGGGGCGGCGGCGACGTCGGACGCCGTGGCGGCCGCGGTGTGCTGGTGCCCCATCACGA contains:
- a CDS encoding FAD-binding protein → MKPRPVPDTDGTTRTPQRLTGWGRTAPTTATVLHTADLDVIAEAVRTAGPRGVIARGLGRSYGDPAQNAGGLVVDMTALDRIHDIDVDAAVADVDAGCSLDKLLRAVVPHGLWVPVLPGTRQVTVGGAIGADIHGGNHHTQGTFTRHVLSLDLLTADGQIRTITPDGPDRELFLATTGGMGLTGVVLRARIRLDRVETSYFIADVEQTPDFDDMLERLQKNDENYTYSKTWFDSVTKGEHMGRGFLLRGSSAKLSDLPPELRKDPLKFDAPQLARFPDLFPSGMLNRLSAKALNEFYYRKSKTKSGVVQNITQFYHLLDLFADWNRAYGPDGFLQYQFVVPFDRTDLLKSSMEAIVESGHISALNVLKRFGDANDAPLSFPTRGWTLAVDLPVKKGLGQLCDLLDEMVLDAGGRLYLAKDSRTTADRFARMYPELPAWRKVRDEVDPERKFASDQSRRLQLVTG
- a CDS encoding tetratricopeptide repeat protein translates to MNIDLLSFEMARDAFDERRFTDAVRSLEPLVRRHPDDRSLRELLARSYFGAAMLGKAEEQARDLVRRSPSDAFAHLLLSRALERQSRHSEARGHRVMAHVLGAEV
- a CDS encoding HAD-IIA family hydrolase; protein product: MSTPHGIECWLTDMDGVLVHEEHALPGAAEFLQRLADSSRRFLVLTNNSIFTPRDLAARLSRSGIEVPEENIWTSALATADFLSRQLPGGSAYVIGESGLTTALYEAGYTTTDTDPDYVVLGETRTYSFEAITKAIRLVEAGARFIATNPDATGPSKEGSLPATGSVAALITRATGAEPYFVGKPNPMMFRSAMNRIEAHSETTAMIGDRMDTDVVAGIEAGLRTFLVLTGSTRRDQVRRFPFQPHQVVDGIGDLIDLV
- the deoC gene encoding deoxyribose-phosphate aldolase gives rise to the protein MSPRTRPEVARLVDHTLLKPEATTADVAALVADARELGVLAVCVSPNMLPLTDAGDLVVATVAGFPSGKHTSAVKAAEAAAAVQAGAHEVDMVIDVGAALAGDVDAVRDDIAAVRTAAPSPTVLKVIVESAALPDEVLVAVCRAAEDAGADFVKTSTGFHPAGGATVHAVEVMHATVGGRLGIKASGGIRTTEVALALLDAGATRLGLSGSAAVLGGLTD
- a CDS encoding CstA-like transporter-associated (seleno)protein; this encodes MRGALRTGLEALRWARRQIDGQDRWEAYLERCAAHGHPPLDRAAFERRRADAKAAAPGARCC
- a CDS encoding metallopeptidase family protein translates to MVQLSREEFEEAVADALDTVPADLARAMDNVVVLVEDDPPEEFGPDLLGLYEGTPLTERGSWWASGALPDRITVFRRPTLAIARDRDDVVAQVRVTVVHEIAHHFGIGDARLHELGWG
- a CDS encoding EAL domain-containing protein, encoding MSRRAERRSPGAGDDTWVVPAPVRVLLVLLTAGVALYLFSLLPPFRPNGRTIPVFDLYLKNAMWPLFALVALWRAVAVRAERLAWSFLAAAVVAGATGSFTYYTVLQFRPVVPFPSVSDASWLLLYPLAYVGVVLLLRARAGQLLRTVWLDALLAAFAGGAVAALLLIGRLVRMSPGELLPALAGLAYPISDLLLLMMMTSVVAVFGWRPGRVWTLLGAGFAVQAVSDSAYAMALAEGTWRPNTLLDAGWPIPLLLIAAAAWQPPQRHLTRPVGLADLVVPAGFAVVSVAVLFVATLRPVPLLVSLLALGGVLTSIARTAVTFRQVRDLTVFRNQARTDELTGLANRRRFTETLTALLEPGGPGPSVLLVDLDRFKEVNDSLGHAAGDELLVGVGARFAAVLRAGDLLARLGGDEFAVLVRAGADGGGREVAARLSASLAEPFVLSGVRVHVGASIGVASAGPGTASAAELLRRADVAMYRAKADGGRTHQYAEALDEGSRDRLRLVDELRTGIAQGQLVVHHQPKIALSTGRVTGVEALVRWQHPERGLLAPDAFLPLVQDAGLSADLSAQVLRVALRDCATWREGGLDLSVAVNLSTSELLDVGLPRTVAALLEEVGLPGSALVVEITEGVFMVDKDTSVAVLTALRELGVRISIDDYGTGYSSLAYLRELPLDELKLDRSFTRNLATDPRTAAIVESTVALAHSLGLAMVAEGVEDDAVLRRLRAAGCDLAQGYHVSRPLPAAALSAWFAALDADGCWSAPRAGREVTAGA
- a CDS encoding diguanylate cyclase domain-containing protein; translated protein: MTCDRVPLRPTVLTAAAGLLCTALASLPASGTAAATLLYLLPVVVCVVVTAVAVPRVPARSRGPWWWLLAGQCLYLAGELVFAVGDLRGQERWPTPGDAFYLLAYVPVTVGLLSLNRQRSSSRYRGSLLDAAILSLSAATLFGVFVVLPVASDTAQPPLARVVSSAYPVADVLLFFLVARLVTGPGARPPAFWLLVLSTTSTIVADVVWNLQQLTVGGTTSGPVLNALWLLYYVGLATAAASARAPWRPEPASPSTGGLTAPRLFLLAVAASLPSAVLVVMALLDRPVAVGWLAAGSLALIALVVARVWDLLQRLRSQSAQLEALARTDPLTGLPNRRTLEHELARLCRPGRADGVFVALVDLDHFKRYNDTRGHQAGDHLLRSAAAAWVEDLGPDGFLARWGGEEFVAVVTGPAAQAERRLDGLRAVVPDGQTCSIGVSRWVEGESADATLQRADAALYAAKAAGRDRCEVAGRASGDPATGRAR
- a CDS encoding diguanylate cyclase, encoding MSVAGRVVLDPARELLRRDLAALDELIGADPQRAAESALALAERAVALGDADAAVLARVGQAEAVQRGGDSAGAAHLLTQLRAQHDELGPEAAVRVAWTLARVFTDLGDRPTALEHALDAAGGCGDDLPRRLRTRVFVKVADLLDELGAHEDSRAWYGRAEQLAVGDGQLHLLVVNNRAYCELERGDVEAARREMALLLELSDRYDRPLNANSLDTVARIHLLCGELVPAEAAARAAVETSAAMDAKNADDGPVCLLTLAVVLRVRGEAEAAARVLDEARAACAQEGFGTVRSQILAEQAEVFAALGDYRAAFETHKAFHAADRELLSEQREAQARARQAVFEIDVARQEAARYREEARRDPLTGLRNRLFVDERLPELLAESRRGGRVAGAVLLDLDHFKAVNDTYSHEAGDEVLRRLARILTDAVDGRPGPESFAARLGGEEFLLVVTGGHDGCAAELAERVRRTVEQADWSAVTPGRGITVSAGVATLATDGDKSSLLAVADERLYAAKAAGRNRVCAG